The Desulfofalx alkaliphila DSM 12257 genome contains the following window.
TAGGCAAATTCAACTACTGCAGCATCCAATTCACGTTCAGTTCTATACTCGAAAAGATAGATCAGCTCATGTTTCAAGGTGTTAAAGTAGCGCTCGATCGGTGCATTGTCATAGGGACAGCCTGTTCGGCTCATGCTTTGCTGGATGAACAGGGCTTCGCATGAGCGAACAAATTCCTTCGAAGTAAATTGGCTACCCTGATCGCTGTGAAGGATGAGACCT
Protein-coding sequences here:
- a CDS encoding integrase core domain-containing protein, with translation GLILHSDQGSQFTSKEFVRSCEALFIQQSMSRTGCPYDNAPIERYFNTLKHELIYLFEYRTERELDAAVVEFAYAWYNRVRPHTFNGGLTPAAARVA